The DNA region ACAACAATTAAAGTCATCGAACAAAACTATAGATaacgatatagtatggcaataatGAGTCgactcatctgtctaaacacctctatttattcataatttctctttcaaattactAATCTCTCGAGGTATATTCAAGGTAGTGGATCCtctctctattcatggcatagtgacacggccaagggcgttatcggcctcccggcgcccattggcaaagtatgagctcatgccccctccagctgaccctctcgggtcctaccttcgggaaaaactaacacactggggtactaaaccagtgaagaggccatcatattggggtttgcaaggcccgcatggtaacacctcggtcaaggggcgttatcggcctcccggcgcccaatgacccaagcatgctcataccccccttacggtggtcccgtcgaacctcacctaggggactaataaatcaaCCGGATATAATCCAgctgagtcacgccaactaatcataaatcaaggctcaataagtaggaaaaacacttcgataccacacacaactatggtgcgttctctactatttagaaatttgttctcatagtctcctaatgcttccactctacttgcctatatcactatttaTGACTATCCACTAGCATGACTTACTTTCTGAcgttctataattctaatacgatgcatataatcatgaaatatggataatactttgaaacaatgaatatgataattaattactgcgtgtacgtacctgcaagcgtcaatgcacgaccacaagttacaaaaatcgcCCAACTAAggggtctactttcctcttataaactgggaacctatacaagttaggaatagaacttataagttctcttaactactttgttaTACCAGCTAGAAACCAAGTAActactatcatccattcacgacaagtttcCAATTACTTTtagcacgtacgcatctcatcCAACACCAAGCATcatcgtcaattcaacaataacacaagtttttccatcggcaaagaataaaaggattatgtcgacTGCTTCATTACATCAACTAGCTTTGAGTTAtgacgattcacacttaagtctCACAAAGTTACATATAACTCTATTATGACGTGAGGACAATTCTTAAAGTGGTCAGATCGCAACATTCTTCGTTACATCCTCCAAAGTTAGAGAGACTACAATCGAGCATCACTACAAGCAACTTAACAACCTTTTACAATAAGTTGACATCATTCTCATGGCCTTACTAAgattatgcattatgacttcaataacaacctaataagaatacttgtaattcacaacaatcaaaccataGCAACTAGCAGCTATTTATCCCAATTTAACAACTAAGATCACTTCCATAGTCACTACAATCaccaccattactaattatcacaacaaaatcaatcaactaagtttcaaacaacttttaaggttatttaatcaatcatcacaccaTCAAAATATAGGATAGACGTACatcatttgtaatttcatttctaaatccaaaccctaatcgtttcgtgttcaaaggTAACATATTTAATCACTACACATACTAAGATtcgaagaaactaatacaaaaaccaacacacaacccataatttcaatcacacttcaaaccctaagtcataaacatgtttaattcatcaatcaaattcttgcccacaaaattcaattaaaataacacaaaaatcaacacctcactcataaacttcataaaacttcaataaaacttcaaataaaactaggaattaattagagaaaagagaagagatggctCACAAAGATGGGACTAACAAAAGGATGAAGACTAGATGGTGGTGAAGGACTCACGCGGCTGGCCGTGGCTGTTGGTGGCGGCAGCCTCCACGGCAGAAAAGGGAGAAGAGCAGGCTGGGGTCGTGGCTGCAGCAGACGCGAAGCAGTGGCGGCCTAGATGTTGGTCGTTGCTGTTTGGGGAAGGAGACGCAGCCCTTGCTGCTGCTTGCGAGGGCGGCTACTGGTTGGGGAAAATGGGAAGGAGGCGCACGggaagagagaggaagaaggagagaaaggagaaggagaagaggagGAAGGAGAAGACGGCTTGGTCTTTGAGCGTTTAGGGTTTCGTGGGTCTTTTTAtaccgtttttttttttagttattattgttattattattattattattattattattattattattattattattattattattattattattattattattatgcttattttatttatttttatctcggttcattttgttgcgagatccaactaagagactcaccttcgcgacctcacacattttaataaaataatcattttggttcgaacctctttatttgagaagtCATAACTAtatttctaatatatatataagtcgacatttacatccgtatatgaaagaaatttattaaaactaattcggaaataattaaataataattgtaaaatctttaaaaactattaaaatattaaataattacgtcattaaaaacTCAGGGTGTTACACCGGCCCTAGATAAGATTTTTGCTTTCCACGACGCAagcttgttttttattttcaccacCACTGTTTTCCAAGCCGCCTGTTTGTTCATATGGTCTCCAAGAGGGAAACCCAGGTAGGTAAAAGGACACATTGAGTAAGAGCATCCCATACTTCTAGCCGTTTCACCAACCCAAACCTGGTCGCTCGCATTCCATGCTATAAAGCATGATTTGTTATAATTCAGACTCAACCCAAACATCATAGCAAAAACGTCAAGGATTCTAAAATAGTTCGTAATGACCCTGGGGCTTCTGGGAGCAAAAATAAGCGTGTCATCGGCGAATTGAAGGTGTTTTAGGcttactttttcttttccaaTGTGTACTGCCTCAATTAGATTCATGTCCTCGGCTTTTTCAAAAGGCACACCAGGGCTTCACTGACCAGGATAAAGAGGTATGGTGATAGGGGGTCGCCTTGCCTAAGACCCTTTTCCATCTTAAAAGGTTTCAAGGGGGATCCATTCAGAAGGATAGACATCGATGCAGAAGTAACACAATTCATAATCCATCTTATACATTTCCTACCAAAGCCCAGTTTATCCATTATTAGTTCCAAGAAAGACCAATTGATGGAATCATAAGCCTTTTGGAAATCTAGTTTAATGAGAGTGCCcagtattttcttttttttcagcCATCTTATTGATTCATTCGCAATCAACACTCCATCGAGTATCTGTCTGTTTCTCACAAAAGCAGTTTGCGACTCGTCAATCAGATACGTCATAACCTCTTTTAGATGGCATGGCAACAAAAATAGAAAGTGGTTACTAGAATATAATATGATCGATGTGTGTTCTTAAAGCTAAAGGATAAGTTTTATTGAACGATCATAAGACGATCACTACTATATTGGTTATAATGTTAGGCTTTATAGTAGGAAGATTGGAGTAGCATTCAAAATAAAGGTATAAAAAAGGGTTTGGAGTTGCaaggattaagaaaaagatgaaAGAAAATTGTTTGATATGGTTTGTGCCTTTACAGAAGAGGGTATTAGCGAACCAGTAACAAAGATATAAAGTTGATGCTTAGGGAACTAAAAAGGGCAAAGAAGACTGAAGATGTCCTTGTGGACATAAGTAGAAAAAGATGAAAGATTTAAACTTACAGATAAAGGTgatagaaaatgaaaatgatttgaaAAGAAGAATTCGTATGGACAACAATTGAAAATGATATATTGATTCATATAGTCAACATCAATCTTTTGAAATTAAGGCTTTATAGGTCTCGTGTATgcagttaatattataaaaataaaataaaataacccagaaattaactaaattaattagCACTAAATCGGAAGGTGCACTTTCAATGGGTCAAGGGATGAAACAAGGCAAATGTCATGTGGAAGAACAAGAAAAAGAGATGAAGATGGTTACGGATTATAAGtgaaacagttataaaaacgtctttgttaaaaattactattttaataactaaaatgagtttgtcattttaaaattaaaattttactatgatttttagatattagttttattatttgtggggaccaaataaattatacgacTAAAAATATGGGTTTATTACCAATCTCATATTTTGATGAGTATGAGTATGAAGTTGAGTCACTCGTAATTTTGCCACGTAATTTATGATTCATCGAGTTAACTCCTTATTTATAAACGTGTATACTCCATTCCCCTTTCTCCTTCACTATCAATTAGAGTAAAATTTCTGAAAATTCATCCTCTTTCAAAGTATAAACTCAAAATCTGGAAAATTGATGTTTGCTTTTCCATTGTAGAAGGAGAACACATCTAGTACTATCACCATCTCTATCCCTTTTGTGTTTGAAGTtggattttgaattttgattgaagAAATTGCTCATcaaggtaatccacaaactattttatttaagtataaattgaatgttttaaagtagttttatattcttaagtataaacaatgattgttgaattttgaaagtAGTTTAGTATTCATGGTTTAATTTGGGtctttagttcaaatttaagcatcaacttgaGTATAATTGGAGTATATGAGTTCAATTGgtaattgggttcttgctagtgttgattagtattggttatttgggttatttgatttctagtataaaacttggtattttgattttgaaactgaactttttgttttggctattttaggGCGATTCTGATTGTTTTGGGGTTCTGctgtcttcatgagatttgtagagcttcaaGTCGCAGTCGCGTGGacacttgaatcgctccaaaatgagttcttatgagggagttatgtccaaaatactactAGGCTATCATGAAAATCGACAATAAGGTTTCTGTTTTGTTCTGTCCGAAActgtgttgctgtttttgagACAGTTAGAATTGTTTTGGGATtctggtgtcttcatgagatttgtagagcttcgagtcacagtcgcgtgggcacttgaattgctcaaaaatgagttcgtatgagagagttatattcaaaatagtgaaataccaacaggctgtcatgaaaatcaataataTGCTTtcttttttgccattttcgggACTATTCtgattgtttctgggttttagtgtcttcataagaatagtagagctctgaTTCATGGCCGCTTAGCCACTTGAATAGCCTCTATACAAGTTCTTATGAGGAAGttatgaccgaattactaacaggTGTCCTGATATGatactaaaatggaatttattaagTGGAATTAGGaactataaaataaattggatgtttaaggttatttattgggtatttgagattaatttagggttattattctccctttatggattggtattgttgggttATGGTTCTTATTTGAGTAATATAGGTGTTTGgtttaagtataaatttgggaacatatgaattgattggtattttaaatgatgatgaattgatttatattttaagtaatgattgtgatttcaaaagaaaattttgtgaattcttttttttataataaaatattcgacattgaaaaatgtccgtttttgagaattggcaacggatttttatatccggattattgtgaaatcctatagcttgataataggtaatggttattcggatcggtctcgagcccccgatcccgtttcgttcttgcaagaactgtattttcggtgatgacgatcacccgtgttctcaggatttagatcaagcctacttcctaaCGGTCCATTATATTCCCACGCTTTAAACTGTTattacattattgtttttaatgagttttgaataaatttgtttggtatataaagtttagtttattttgcaatggaagcatatgtttcatttgccgtattatttcgctattaacttgtaaagttatagccttattttgattcgttatgaactaaaggttcatagccatatttatgtcgataccaaacggtcttttaaaagagtttggacttggataaaataatgtttataaatggttaccaagtgaacaaggaatttgattggaaatgtttgctaatgacttgtatataatgtaatagtttgttggattactcaacaattcaattgttgacagtttttGATGGGGTCTATCTCTTACGGgggatagatccactttcaggttgccaactttagtgcagatggatgtgctgctcctttatgtgtcatgtgttgcgatagcgaggaccTCGTTTTTGGAAAGTTAACTTAtcatgatattttgacaaatcatgtgttgtaaaaatttaaaagagtttagatattttataatgtattaactaattagtttataactggtttgtaattaattgtattacagctacgtaaagtttttaaatactctgatattggttgctgtggctatcgagccacaggtcggattcagcccagacttctataagtcttccgctgtgctttgtagacaatattattatattgtttacgctgaTTTGGGCTCAttcctaagtgggggtgagtgtaataccccagatttagcttgaaaagagATTGAtggactactcatatcaacaagatgcattttcttttcatgagggctcatttgctaagaactccacagttaagcgtgcttgttGTGGAGCAATCtgaggatgggtgacctcctgggaagttttctcgGTGTTACAATATGTAAGCTTAGGGGATAAATAAACTCTGTACCAAGTATATATAGTGACTGAATCAAGGGTAGGATAGTAGTTCAAAGCATGGATAATGGGTATGATGAGTGGTAGTGGTAGATACTGTTGTGTAGTAGATTTGACCAGTAATTGGGGTTTATGGAAAGAGTTACTAGGTGGtcaagaaaataagaaaagcCATATAAACCCCTTGACTAAAAGTTAAGGTCAAtggaaagtcaaggtcaacggaaaatgaaaatcaatggaataattagataattttacaataataattaaataataaataaataaataaataattaaatgttaCCCTAACAAGTTGTGTACTAAGATGTTTGTTTAGTTGATTGAATTTTGACTTACATTAGATTTTCGGATCAATTAGTGTTTTGTACTTTAAAGAAACTTTTCATACTTAATTGCGTGGTAATCAATAATAAGAGATGATTGTGCATCTTTTTTATAGTTGCATTGTTAGAATCATCCTAGTCATGTAGCATTGCATTTGCATTTGCATTTGCATTGGAATTTGTGAGCTTTTCACCAAAAATCTCGCACAACACTATAGGTATTCAACGGGTCGGGTCAGGTCGGGTCAAAAATTAAACAGGCTGGATCGGGGTGAGTCATGTCAAATGTTAAACGGGTTGTCccacttatatatataataatatcatttaaaaatttaaaataaaagtggtaaattttttttcgcaattaattcttataattatccgACTCGGTCTGACCCGACCCTTTACACCAAGGCCCAT from Amaranthus tricolor cultivar Red isolate AtriRed21 chromosome 3, ASM2621246v1, whole genome shotgun sequence includes:
- the LOC130807658 gene encoding secreted RxLR effector protein 78-like; the protein is MTYLIDESQTAFVRNRQILDGVLIANESIRWLKKKKILGTLIKLDFQKAYDSINWSFLELIMDKLGFGRKCIRWIMNCVTSASMSILLNGSPLKPFKMEKGLRQGDPLSPYLFILVSEALVCLLKKPRT